One Nostoc sp. CENA543 genomic window, CGCTAGCAAATTGAGATTGCTAATCTGAGTACAGATGAGATTTTTGAGGACATTATATGAATATTATTGCTTGGGTAATATTAGGACTATTAGCTGGCGCGATCGCTAAAGCAATTTATCCTGGAACTCAAGGTGGCGGTATTCTTTCCACAATGATTTTAGGTATCATCGGTGCTTTCATTGGTGGTAGTTTATATAGTTTATTCGCCACGGGAACTTTACAATTAACTGCCACAAGTTTAAGTCTACCTGGTCTTTTAATTGCTGTCATTGGTGCAATGATTGCTATCTACCTGTGGGGACTAATCAGCAGAAGCCGCAGTGTGTAAAAAAAATCAAAATAAGCAACTCCTCATTTTGTTATCAAGCATTCAATTTTGTGATGCTTGATCATTTCTTTCTCAGTTGAAAATATTTGTAGAGGCGGTTCATGTTTTTTCACAAAAAAGAGCCTATTCATGCTGTCAAAGTCGAGGAAGCTAATCCTCGCTTTGCTCAATTACTTCTAGAGCAGTTTGGCGGAGCAACAGGAGAATTATCAGCAGCTTTACAATACTGGGTGCAATCATTCCATGTTGAGGATGCTGGAATTCGCGATATGCTGCAAGACATTGCAATTGAGGAATTCGGGCATTTAGAAATGGTGGGTAAACTCATTGAGGCTCATACCAAAAATGTGGATCAAACAGATGTTTATAAAAGCACTCTTTTTGCAGTCAGAGGAATAGGGCCTCACTTTCTAGATAGTCAAGGTAATGCTTGGACTGCAAACTATCTCAATGAAGGCGGAGATGTAGTTAGAGATTTGCGCGCGAATATTGCAGCCGAAGCTGGTGCGCGTCAAACCTATGAAGAATTAATTAAGCTATGTCCAGACCAAGGTACAAAACAAACTTTAGTACATCTTTTGACTAGAGAAGTTTCTCACACCCAGATGTTTATGAAAGCATTAGATTCACTGGGTAAATTAACAGATCCATTCTTTGGCAATATTCAACCTGATGAGACTGTAGATATTTACTACAATCTATCGACTAATGGGCATGGACAAGATGAACGCGGCCCCTGGAACTCTGAGCCAACATTTAAATACATTGCCAACCCATTAGAAAAAAGGTAAAAGGCAAAAGGTAAAAGGCAAAAGGCAAAAGGTAAAAGGTAAAGGGTAAAGGGCAAAAAGCTATTCTTTACTTTTTACTTTTTCTTTTTGAGGTAAGTCAGTTTCCTAAATTGGAGAGTAATCTGTGATTGTAAATCCAACCCCAAATGGATGGGAAATTATTTATCACCGCGCCCATGCGTTGTTAGCAGCGCAACTAGCAGGACAATGGCGACGCAAAAATTCTCCAGCACGGATATATGAAACCCTAGCAGCCATTTCTCATCATGATGACTTAGAAAAAGAATGGCAAGAAGATAACCTGACTCCCGGAGGTGCGCCAATGGACTTTACCATGCACCAAGACACCTCCGTGGAAAAACTGGCTGATCTGGTGAATAATGCCCGTTATCGAGGACGCTGGGTGACTTTATTAATTTCCAAACATATGAGTCGTTTACATGAGTCAAAACGGGGACAATGTTCGGAACTAGATCAATTTCTAGATGAGCAACTGCAAAATCAACAGCGTTGGCGTGAGGAGTTGGGCATCGAAAAAGAAGATGTAGATGCGGCTTATGCTTTTATGCAATGGTGCGATCGCCTATCATTAATCTTATGTCAGCAAGAATTACCAGCCGACGAAAGATTTTTAGAAATTAGTTTGGGGCCTGATGGTCAACGTTATGACATTATGCAGCGTAGTGATCATTTGCTGACTGTTCAGCCCTGGCCTTTTGAGGAAGATAAGTTTACAGTTAATGTCGAAGCCTGTGATTTACATCAGGTCAAGTTTGGTAGTAATGCGGAACTTACTCACGCTCTGCAAACAGCACCGATTAAAGTGTTAGAGTGGACTTTTGTGGAAACTTAAGAATTCTCACGATTTCAAGTTACCCCACATAATTAAAAAACGTCCGGGAGTGTTGCCGTGTTTCCACCCCAGACGCTTTTCAATTTCAACTTGCTCCTCACACACAACTAGAGAATATCACTTATTTTTTATCCAGTAAATTTGGATTGTGACACTTTCTTAAGTGTACAAATACTGCTGGTTTTACCACATAATTAAAAAACGCCTGGGAGTGTGACCGTGTTTCCACCCCAAGCGTTTTTTAATTTCAACTTACTCCTCACACACAAATAAAAGTTATCATCTGCCTGGGAGAATAGCAAGTATTCGATTTAACTCTTTACATAAACTTAACATTCACTCAGATAAAGTTTTTAAGTTCCATCTCAACGCTTACAATTTAGTAAGAACGACAGAAGCTAGCACCCTCAAGATATACCCGCAGACGGTTGCTCACGGTGGGAAGAAGTTCTATGTCTTAATAGGCAGGTTACTGCATCAGGATTAAATCCAGTATGTCAAGAATCCAGCGTACCCATTTGCAGTGTTACTATGTTTCCATCGTCTCAATGTTATTGATGCTGCTCTTAAGCTTCACGCTGGAAAACTGGTTAAAAGTGGAGGTTACACCACTTTTTCTGGCGGCTGTAGTTTTTATGAGTTGGTATGGTGGATTATTTCTGGGTTTAGTCGCTACCGTCTTAGCGACTGTAGGAAAAGATTACTTTTTCAATTTGCCTTTATACTCTGTACCACCATTAAACTGGACTGATGTATGCAATTTAATCATTTTTAGTTTAGTAGCATTATTTATTAGTTCAATACATTCAGAACTACATACTGCTAGACCCAAACCTGATGTCGAACTAGAAAAGCTCAAAGTGAGCCATTTTCACCTATTAGAGACAATCAATGAAGGTATTTGCATATTTAACACTGAGGGACAGACAGAATATGTCAATCCTCGGTTAGCTCAAATGCTAGGTTATAGTACCGAACATCTCAGCGATCGCTCAATTTTTGACTTCATTAACCATCAGGCGCGCCTCGAAATAGAGCAATGGCTAGAACAAGAAAATCACAAGCATCCACAGACAAAACAACGGTTTGAGTGGCGTTTACAAAATCAGGATCAATCAGGAATTTGGGTAAGTGTTTCTATAAGTCCCATGCTGAATCAGCAGGGGGAATTATCCGGTGCGATCGCGATTCTCACCGACATCACAGAACGCAAGCAGATAGAAGCAGCATTGCGACACAGTGAAGCGATCGCCAAAGCACGGGCAGAAGAACTAGAAACCATTATGGAGACAGTCCCTGTGTCTGTGTGGATTGCCCACGATCCGCAATGCCATTACATGAGTGCCAACCGCACTGCTTACGAAATGATGCGAATGCCACCAGGCTCGGTAATGACGGCGACTCCTGCCAGTGGAGAATACCCCTTTCCGTTTAAAATCCAAAAAAATGGTCAAGATATTCCACTTACCGAGTTGGCAATGCAACGCGCAGGTTTGACAGGACAAGAGGTGGAAGCAGAATTTGAGTTTGTCTTTAGTGATCATGATATCCGGTATATTTACGGCAAAGCTACTCCTTTGCGGGACACAGATGGTCATGTCCGGGGTGTAATTGGTGCATTTATGGATGTCACTGAACGTCAGCAAGCTGAAGCCGAACGACAAAAGTTGATGTCTCTGTTGCAACAAAAACAGGAATGGCTTGATTTAGCCCAAAAATCTGCCAAAATCGGTAGTTTTTACTGGGAAGTGCCAGCTAATGTCAATGTCTGGTCACAAGAGTTAGAAACCATCTATGGTTTAAAACCTGGTGAATTTGGCGGTACTTATCAGGACTGGGCTAAATTTGTGCATCCAGATGATTTAATGAACGCAGAAGCAGAATTACATCGTTGCATAAATCTAGGTGAAACTGAATATTTCACTGATTTCCGAATTATTTGGCAGGATGGTAGCATTCACTGGCTTCAGTCGAGGGCTAGAATTCTCTATGATGATGCAGGTCAACCCTGCCGCATGGTGGGGGTAAATATTGATATTAGTGAACGCAAGCAAGTAGAAGAAGCATTGCGGCAAAGTGAGGCTCGACTCAGACAGTTATTACAATCCAGCATCATCGGCATTATTGAGGTCGAGTTAGACACAATTACCTTTGCCAATGATGCCTTCTTAAAAATGGTTGGTTATAGCCAGGAAGATGTCTTAGCCAGAAAGCTCAACTGGCAAGCAATGACTCCACCAGAATACAACGAAATTGATCAAGCTAAAGTCGAGGAAGTCTTAACATCGGGAGTTTGTATTCCCTTTGAAAAAGAGTATATCCGTAAAGATGGTTCTCGTGTACCGATTATGTTGGGTGCGGCGCGATTAACATCTGGCCCGTCAACATGGGTTTGCTTCATTTTAGATTTAACAGAACGCAAACAAGCCCAAGCCGCCCTACAAGAAAGCGAATTGATGTTTCGCACCCTGGCTAACACCACACCGCAGATGTTTTGGATTACGCAGCCAGATGGCTTTCATGAGTATTTTAATCAACGCTGGTACGACTATACAGGAGGAACTCTAGAAAAGGCTCAAGGTGAGGGATGGTTAGCGATTTTGCACCCTGACGATGTGCAACGTACCATAGAATGTTGGTATGGTTGCCTGCAAACAGGCAAAGATTACGAAATTGAGTATCGTTTGCGTCGTGCGGATGGAGAATACCGTTGGCATTTAGGGCGGGCAATTCCCCTAAAAAACAAAAATGGTCAAATCTTGAAATGGTTTGGTTCTTGTACCGATATTCACGACCAAAAATTGGCAATTGAAGAACGGGCAGATGCTTGGGAAAAAGAACGCAAAGCCCGGATAGAATTAGAACAAGCCAACCGCATGAAAGATGATTTTTTGGCTATAGTTTCTCATGAATTGCGATCGCCCCTCAATCCGATTCTTGGCTGGGCAAAACTCCTCAAAACCCGCAAGTTGGATCAAATCAAGACAAAACAAGCACTAGAAGTAATCGAACGCAATGCCAAATTACAAGCGCGGTTAATCGAAGATTTACTGGATGTTTCCCGAATATTACGTGGCAAACTCAGCTTGAATACTTGTACAGTTGACTTGGTAAATACCATTGAAGCAGCACTAGAAACAGTACGTCTAGCGGCTGAAGCTAAATCAATTGACATCTACACTGAG contains:
- a CDS encoding PAS domain S-box protein, which codes for MSRIQRTHLQCYYVSIVSMLLMLLLSFTLENWLKVEVTPLFLAAVVFMSWYGGLFLGLVATVLATVGKDYFFNLPLYSVPPLNWTDVCNLIIFSLVALFISSIHSELHTARPKPDVELEKLKVSHFHLLETINEGICIFNTEGQTEYVNPRLAQMLGYSTEHLSDRSIFDFINHQARLEIEQWLEQENHKHPQTKQRFEWRLQNQDQSGIWVSVSISPMLNQQGELSGAIAILTDITERKQIEAALRHSEAIAKARAEELETIMETVPVSVWIAHDPQCHYMSANRTAYEMMRMPPGSVMTATPASGEYPFPFKIQKNGQDIPLTELAMQRAGLTGQEVEAEFEFVFSDHDIRYIYGKATPLRDTDGHVRGVIGAFMDVTERQQAEAERQKLMSLLQQKQEWLDLAQKSAKIGSFYWEVPANVNVWSQELETIYGLKPGEFGGTYQDWAKFVHPDDLMNAEAELHRCINLGETEYFTDFRIIWQDGSIHWLQSRARILYDDAGQPCRMVGVNIDISERKQVEEALRQSEARLRQLLQSSIIGIIEVELDTITFANDAFLKMVGYSQEDVLARKLNWQAMTPPEYNEIDQAKVEEVLTSGVCIPFEKEYIRKDGSRVPIMLGAARLTSGPSTWVCFILDLTERKQAQAALQESELMFRTLANTTPQMFWITQPDGFHEYFNQRWYDYTGGTLEKAQGEGWLAILHPDDVQRTIECWYGCLQTGKDYEIEYRLRRADGEYRWHLGRAIPLKNKNGQILKWFGSCTDIHDQKLAIEERADAWEKERKARIELEQANRMKDDFLAIVSHELRSPLNPILGWAKLLKTRKLDQIKTKQALEVIERNAKLQARLIEDLLDVSRILRGKLSLNTCTVDLVNTIEAALETVRLAAEAKSIDIYTELATNECKVEGDPNRLQQVVWNLLTNAVKFTPEGGRVEVRLEKIGAWAQIQVSDTGKGITPDFLPYVFERFRQADEGTTRKFGGLGLGLAIVRHLVELHGGSVQVTSPGEGLGATFSVKLPLIATYQVDNDYRLPDCTPNIQGLRILIVDDDADTLELLTFILEQHGVAVQAVTSASAALEAIAQNKPDLLLSDIGMPEMDGYMLIQQIRASEAASITKLPAIALTAFAGESNSQKIISAGFQRHLTKPVEPSELAAVIANLIQI
- a CDS encoding DUF3891 family protein, translated to MIVNPTPNGWEIIYHRAHALLAAQLAGQWRRKNSPARIYETLAAISHHDDLEKEWQEDNLTPGGAPMDFTMHQDTSVEKLADLVNNARYRGRWVTLLISKHMSRLHESKRGQCSELDQFLDEQLQNQQRWREELGIEKEDVDAAYAFMQWCDRLSLILCQQELPADERFLEISLGPDGQRYDIMQRSDHLLTVQPWPFEEDKFTVNVEACDLHQVKFGSNAELTHALQTAPIKVLEWTFVET
- a CDS encoding manganese catalase family protein — encoded protein: MFFHKKEPIHAVKVEEANPRFAQLLLEQFGGATGELSAALQYWVQSFHVEDAGIRDMLQDIAIEEFGHLEMVGKLIEAHTKNVDQTDVYKSTLFAVRGIGPHFLDSQGNAWTANYLNEGGDVVRDLRANIAAEAGARQTYEELIKLCPDQGTKQTLVHLLTREVSHTQMFMKALDSLGKLTDPFFGNIQPDETVDIYYNLSTNGHGQDERGPWNSEPTFKYIANPLEKR
- a CDS encoding GlsB/YeaQ/YmgE family stress response membrane protein, which produces MNIIAWVILGLLAGAIAKAIYPGTQGGGILSTMILGIIGAFIGGSLYSLFATGTLQLTATSLSLPGLLIAVIGAMIAIYLWGLISRSRSV